Within the Miscanthus floridulus cultivar M001 chromosome 17, ASM1932011v1, whole genome shotgun sequence genome, the region ctagattctcatctttctcttgggaaccatttgtttcatcaaactccacatcatgaaccttctcaagagtaccactagccaaattccaaactctatatgccttgctagtagtggagtaaccaagcaagaaaccatcatcacatttcttttcaaacttgctcaatctagtgcctttcttcaatatatagcatttacaaccaaaaacccgaaagtatgctatgttgggctttctttcattcaatagctcataaggtgtcttctccatcatggggtgacaatagagtcggttgctatagtagcaagccgtgttgattgcttcggcccaaaatgaatgactcacattgtactcactcaacattgatcttgccatatcaatcaaggttctattctttctttcaactagcccatttgattgaggagtatacttggccgagaattgatgtttaattccaaattcatcacacaactcatcaactctagtgttcttgaatttactaccattgtcacttctaactttcttgattgtggtttcaaactcattgtgaatgcctttgacaaatgatttgaatgttgcaaacacatcactcttatcaataagaaagaacacccatgtgtatctagtgaaatcatccacaatcacaaatctatatttgtttccaccaatgctagtgtatgtggttggtccaaacaagtccatgtgcatcaactcaaatgccttagatgtgctcattatgctcttcttaggatgtgtattaccaacttgctttccggcttgacatgcactacatagcttatctttctcaaatgtgacatctttcaagcctctaactaagtcatgcttaatcaatttgttcaattgtttcattccaacatgaccaagccttctatgccataaccaacccatgctagacttagtgatcaaacatgttgacaattgagcttctctagcattgaaatcaactaagtatagattctcatatctaaatcctttgaatatcaagttagagccatctacacttatgatctctacatcatccacaccaaatatgcacttgaaaccaagatcacacaattgagctaccaacaataagttgaagttcaagctctctactagtagcacattggaaatgctcaagtcattgtatattgcaatcttaccaagccctttgaccttgcctttgccattgtcaccaaatgtgatactatcaatcccattgctcttgctttcattgattgaattgaacattcttggatcgccggtcatgtgttgtgtgcacccactatcaagcacccaatgccttcctccggctttataattcacctacaaaagaagatcaattccttttaggtacccaaacttgcttgggtccttgtaggttagtcaccaaggtctttggtacccaaatggccttcttctttgggcccacaattggtgtaccaatgaacttaggcttcacaccattggcacccttataaagcatgtaacaagaatcaaatttgattgaggatatattaggtagcttgttcttgttagtcttacaattttgctctatatgcccaacttgcttgcatctattgcaaaaccgaccattgcccttcacaaagctagctttgggagtgacaaaggccaccttgcctttcttgggggtatagcctaatccctctttgttgagagaaaacctttggctacccaagcactttagcaagcgggcatctcctccataggcattgcctaaggcacgagtgagctcattcacctccttcttgagggtttcattttccaccattagtgatgtatcattcataggtggagcggtaatggttgtgctacaagaagtgttagtgggagcaacaataatgggttcatgaaaagattcatcaataagatcacatgttagtcccacatcacatgttactatcacttgctccttcttggcttcctccttgacttgctcaatgagagaggagtgagccttttcaagcttagagtgagctttgccaagcttctcatgggcatccactagcccctcatgtgtggcattgagctcatcaaaggattgctcaagaaattttactttcttgcgcaattctttgcactcctttctcttcatctcattgcaagcatgcacttgctcacacatgtccaagagctcctccttggagtattcctcatcatcatcatcatcattatcattcctacaagagttactttcacattcatcatcatcactctcatcatattttaccttggtaggctttgccatgaggcatgttgatgcaGTGTCAAAGATAGAGggcttgtcattgatggcaatgcttgctagtgctctcttgatagacttcttgccatcatcactagagtcatcactatccgatgagccatcactatcccaagtgactacatagcctccacccttcttcttcttttggaaggtcatcctcttctccttcttctccttcttttccttcttatcctccttgtgcttcttcttcttatcctcatcattgtcactattgtatggacaatttgctactacatgatcggggctcttgcaattgtagcatcttctcacatactctttcttcttggtgtgatctcttctctttcttgcaccatagcccttcttcttcatgaacttgcccatcttgcgcacaaagagagccatagcctcatcatcgatatcacttagatcttcatcatcacttgattctttcttggacttgcccttgtttttgtatgatgatgGACTAGCCTTGAaggctatgcttttcttcttcttgtcctcttcttccttattgtcctccttgtcatccccctccctttccacatggtatgtctcttgtgtcatgacatcacctagtacttggttgggggtaatgtccttcaatcctcctcttatgatgagcaatcttaacatctcaaatcttgggggtaagcacatcaagaatcgatgggagacatcatcatccttgatcttctctcccaataccttcaagtcgttgacaatgacttgcaatcgatggaacatctctagaatgctctcatcttccttcatcttgaagcttgtcaatttatccttgaggatatacaacttggcactcttcaccgccggtgtgccctcatatgtttcctccaatctcttccacacctcatttgctttatcacaatccttgatttgctcaaacaccttggaatcaatggcattgtatatggtgttgagagccattgtattgcattgtttGTTGATtttatcttgattggttggatcatcgggattaatgatagcatagtcattcttggtcacttcctatacttgatcattgattgaaccaagatacatcctcatctttctcttccaataaccatagcatgtgccgtcaaagaatggtggtttgccccccacatggttgaacacaacttgagccataatttgacaccgaggttgttaagcctttaatcaaatggtgaccacagctctgataccacttgaaaggtcctagtatggctagaggggggggtgaatagactatttaaaaatctacaaatcaactagagcaatttgattagtatgacaaatagcgtaatgcaaacttgctctagctctacaagggttgcaagccacctatccaacaattctagttgcaatgattacttaggcacacaaacttgctactctcaagagctcaactagatgaaagtaaacaacaaagcaagctctcaattctaattactctaaagagcttgtatcaactagtttgcaagaatgtaatcaagtaagtagggtgattataccgccatgtaggggatgaaccaatcacaagatgaagatcaagccaatcaccgggagaatgcaaatgacaagagacaatcgattttctaccgaggttcacgtgcttgccaacacgctatgtccccgttgtgtcgaccaacacttggtggttcggcagctaagaggtgtttcacaaacctcgtccacacgatagaacaccgcaagaaccaacccacaagtgaggtaactcaatgacacaagcaatttactagagttaccttttggcactccgccggggaaggtacaactcccctcacaatcaccgaaggcggctatgaacaatcaccaactcgtgccgatccttcaccgctgctccaaccgtctaggtggtggcaaccaccaagagtaacaagcaaaatccatagtgcaacacgaataccaagtgcctctagatgcaatcactcaagcaatgcacttggattctctcccaatctcacaatgatgatggatcaatgatggagatgagtgggagggatttggctaagctcacaaggttattatgtcaatgaaaatgtgcaagagttttcccttgagccggccatggggctataaatagagccccaatcaaatagagccattataccccttcactgggcaaaacgcgctctaatcggacgctccggtcatactgatcggactcttgtctcagcgttcggtctcccgatggacgccacgcgtcacttgcttaaaacgctgttcgtcagattccaacggctacgaaactGACCGAACacaccggcaaaactgaccggacgctgaagccccagcgtccggtcgtttccagtaagctccccgaggcgtatttctttgaccggacgtgtccggtccaccttgaccggacacagaccagcgtccggtgcaataccctaggtactgtgccgaccgaccagttcgaccggacgcacgctgccagcgtccggtgcattcagacccagcgtccggtcagttgaccgacgccagcgtcttcgcgacaaactcgttttcacttctaacttcttcacccttgctccaatgtgccaaccaccaagtgtttcaccttgtgcacatgtgttagcatattttcacaaacattttcaagggtgttagcactccactagatcctaaatgcatatgcaatgagttagagaatctagtggcactttgataaccgtatttcgatacgagtttcactcctcttaatagtacaactatctatccaaaatgtgatcacactcactaagtgtcttgatcactaaaacaaaatggctcctacattttatacctttgccttgagccttttgtttttctctttcttcttttccaagtttaagcatttgaccatcaccatgccatcaccattgtcatgatcttcgccactgcttcatcacttggagtagtgctacctatctcataatcatcttgataaactaggttagcacttagggtttcatcaattatccaaaaccaaactagagctttcaccagtgggtggacatcccttacacagggcATTTCCTCCTCGTTCTCGATGCAACTatcaagaaagtactcttcagGAAAGTACTCATTGACGGCAGAAGCGCCCTGAACCTACTCTTcatcggagccctaaaggagctaggccttagagtagaagacctcactccctccATCTCCTTCTAGGgggtggtacctagcagggcatcctgaccgcttggagagatcaccctcctggtACAATTCGGCATGGCTAGCAACTTCCgtgttgagcacatcaacttctacgtcgccgacttcaacaccgcctaccatgccatacttggtcggctagctctggccaagttcatggccataccacactatgtCTATCTGGTATTGAAGATGCCCACGCCTGCAAGACTTCTGGCTCtgcaggccaacctctccatcacctatgcTTGTGAAATAGAGAGTCtctccctcgccgaagccaccgacctctccatccagatggccagtatGGTCACCAACGCCAAGATGGTGCCCGCCGATGACCTTGAGATCCCAGCACTGGAGCCTccacgtgcctccgccaagtctaaggaaacgaaggaggtcggcctcggcctcgacgaccccaccaagatcaccaagattggggctcatcttgaccccaaataggaaagcacgctcatctccttcctacatgccaatgccgacgtgtttgcttggaaatctatagacatgccgagggtaccacgggagaagatcgagcattccttgaatgtctcgccgatcgccaagccgatcaagcagaagctccgatgattcacgctagacaagaaggaggctattagggtagaaatgaaatggctcctagcagccagatttattaaagaagtgtatcatcctgagtggctgGCAAACCTAGTTCTTGttcaaaagaaaaataaagaatggagaatgtgcgttgattacaccgatctcaataaacactgccctaaagacccctttggtctgcctcggatagatgaggttgtagactccaccgttggctgtgaactcctctccttcctcgactgttactctggctatcactagatatccctcaaagaggacgactagatcaaaacatcattcatcacgcctttcggcatgtattgctataccaccatgtcttttggactaaaaaACACTggggtgacctaccaaagggccatccagatgtgccttgaccaacagataggccgcaacgtcgaagcttacatcgatgatgtggttgtcAAATCCAAGACCGCTGacaatctcatcgccgacctcgaagaaacattcgccaacctgaAAAGATACCGATGGAAAtggaacccttcaaagtgcgtctttagagttccatctggcatactcctaggctacgtCATCAGCGCCCGCGACATCAAAcccaaccctaacaaggtctccgccattaccaatatgaaatggccgacctgcataaaggatatacagaagctcacagggtgcatggctgctctaagccgctttatatcacacctcggcaaaaagggactaccgttcttcaaactactcaaggcctccgagcacttctCCTAGTCGGAGGAAGCTGATGCGgcctttgagcagctcaagttgtttttaacgaaGCCCCCAATCATGATGGCATCTCAACCAGACGAAatcctattgatctacatcgccgccacttctcatgtcgttagcacagctatcgtcgttgAGCGCGAGGAAgttggacacgcctacaaggtacaacatccggtctacttcatcagtgaggttcttaatgagtccaaaactcgttaccctCAGGTTCAAAAGTTGTTATACGCCGTTCTGgtcacgtcgcgcaagctccaccattactttgagtactataagatcgccgtggtcaccgagttccctttgggggacatcctccgtaacaaagaggccaatagccacatcatcaagtgggcagtcgagcttggcacttattccatagaattcaaaagcaggcctaccattaagtcataggcgctgactgactttgtcgctgagtggactgagatctaAGAGCATATCCCCGctgcttgccccgagcactgggtgatgtatttcgacggcgccctcaacatcaatggtgctggtgctggcattttattcattactccaaCTAAGGACAAGCTCCGTTACGTCCTCCGAATTCATTTTCCAGCTTCCAACAACACTACggagtatgaagcatgtctccatggacttcgtatagccatcgagctcggcgtcaaacgcctcatggtatacagaGACTCTGcattggtcatcaa harbors:
- the LOC136515644 gene encoding uncharacterized protein, which codes for MASNFRVEHINFYVADFNTAYHAILGRLALAKFMAIPHYVYLVLKMPTPARLLALQANLSITYACEIESLSLAEATDLSIQMASMVTNAKMVPADDLEIPALEPPRASAKSKETKELPTTLRSMKHVSMDFV